One genomic region from Marmota flaviventris isolate mMarFla1 chromosome 6, mMarFla1.hap1, whole genome shotgun sequence encodes:
- the LOC114099350 gene encoding triggering receptor expressed on myeloid cells 1 isoform X4, with translation MMLWGLLWTLFFSGLQAAAQSKEEKYVLQEGETLTVDCPSNRKYAYSQKAWQRLRNGEEPQTLAVTERSQGTLNQIQVGRYILRDDPAESMFQVRMINLQVEDSGLYRCVVYYPPPKEPVLLFHPVRLVVTVDPSTKRTSDKNSTPKLAPTTIRPTTLPTTKTLRTFYTSSRTVVQSLPMSTAVIPPNTTVNPTDAISSPSSCLGQRSDEERKIPGDPV, from the exons ATGATGCTTTGGGGGCTACTGTGGACGCTGTTTTTTTCAG GACTCCAAGCTGCTGCTCAGTCAAAAGAGGAAAAGTATGTCTTACAAGAGGGGGAGACCCTGACAGTGGACTGTCCCTCCAACAGGAAGTATGCCTACAGCCAGAAGGCTTGGCAGAGGTTGAGGAATGGGGAGGAGCCCCAGACACTGGCTGTCACAGAAAGATCTCAGGGGACACTCAATCAAATCCAGGTGGGGAGGTACATTCTCAGAGATGACCCTGCGGAGTCCATGTTTCAGGTCCGAATGATCAACCTTCAAGTGGAGGACTCAGGACTGTATCGGTGTGTGGTCTACTATCCTCCTCCCAAGGAGCCTGTCCTCCTGTTCCATCCTGTCCGCCTGGTGGTGACCGTGG ATCCTTCAACTAAGCGTACTTCTGACAAGAATTCTACCCCTAAATTGGCTCCTACTACCATCCGTCCCACCACCCTTCCTACCACGAAGACCCTGAGAACATTCTATACCAGCTCCAGAACGGTGGTCCAATCCCTACCCATGTCAACAGCTGTCATCCCCCCGAACACCACAGTCAACCCCACAGATGCCATCAG CTCACCCTCTTCGTGCCTTGGACAACGAAGTGACGAGGAGAGGAAAATCCCAGGTGATCCAGTCTAA
- the LOC114099350 gene encoding triggering receptor expressed on myeloid cells 1 isoform X2, with the protein MMLWGLLWTLFFSGLQAAAQSKEEKYVLQEGETLTVDCPSNRKYAYSQKAWQRLRNGEEPQTLAVTERSQGTLNQIQVGRYILRDDPAESMFQVRMINLQVEDSGLYRCVVYYPPPKEPVLLFHPVRLVVTVDPSTKRTSDKNSTPKLAPTTIRPTTLPTTKTLRTFYTSSRTVVQSLPMSTAVIPPNTTVNPTDAISSPSSCLGQRSDEERKIPDLISQGFHDFPIVPMWGPSL; encoded by the exons ATGATGCTTTGGGGGCTACTGTGGACGCTGTTTTTTTCAG GACTCCAAGCTGCTGCTCAGTCAAAAGAGGAAAAGTATGTCTTACAAGAGGGGGAGACCCTGACAGTGGACTGTCCCTCCAACAGGAAGTATGCCTACAGCCAGAAGGCTTGGCAGAGGTTGAGGAATGGGGAGGAGCCCCAGACACTGGCTGTCACAGAAAGATCTCAGGGGACACTCAATCAAATCCAGGTGGGGAGGTACATTCTCAGAGATGACCCTGCGGAGTCCATGTTTCAGGTCCGAATGATCAACCTTCAAGTGGAGGACTCAGGACTGTATCGGTGTGTGGTCTACTATCCTCCTCCCAAGGAGCCTGTCCTCCTGTTCCATCCTGTCCGCCTGGTGGTGACCGTGG ATCCTTCAACTAAGCGTACTTCTGACAAGAATTCTACCCCTAAATTGGCTCCTACTACCATCCGTCCCACCACCCTTCCTACCACGAAGACCCTGAGAACATTCTATACCAGCTCCAGAACGGTGGTCCAATCCCTACCCATGTCAACAGCTGTCATCCCCCCGAACACCACAGTCAACCCCACAGATGCCATCAG CTCACCCTCTTCGTGCCTTGGACAACGAAGTGACGAGGAGAGGAAAATCCCAG